From the genome of Vicia villosa cultivar HV-30 ecotype Madison, WI linkage group LG2, Vvil1.0, whole genome shotgun sequence, one region includes:
- the LOC131648165 gene encoding signaling peptide TAXIMIN 1-like — MCNSNGECRPLGFLLGLPFAFLCLIISIIGIIVWIVGLTLTCICPCCLCLTVIVELALELVKAPLHVMEWFTSKIPC, encoded by the exons ATGTGTAATTCAAATGGTGAGTGCAGACCCTTAGGTTTTCTCTTGGGTCTACCCTTTGCTTTTCTCTGTCTTATCATCTCAATCATCGGTATCATTGTATGGATCGTTGG GTTGACATTGACATGTATATGTCCCTGCTGTTTGTGCTTGACTGTAATTGTGGAACTTGCTTTGGAATTGGTAAAGGCTCCACTTCATGTTATGGAATGGTTCACCTCTAAGATCCCATGTTGA